The following coding sequences are from one Streptomyces sp. NBC_01294 window:
- the pheA gene encoding prephenate dehydratase produces MSATRFTYLGPEGTFTEAALRTLPEAATRELVPMVSVPAALDAVRNGEAAAALVPIENSVEGGVTATLDELASGEPLMIYREVLLPIAFALLVRPGTALSDVKTVTGHPVAQPQVRNWLRANLPDAVWESAASNADGARLVQEGRFDAAFAGEFAATTYGLVPLVTEIHDAENAETRFVLVGRPARPAAPTGADKTSVVLWLGDDHPGALLELLQEFAVRGVNLMLIQSRPTGQGIGNYCFAVDAEGHISDRRVGEALMGLKRTCPQVRFLGSYPRAGVAQSDVRAPRAGTSDGDFTAASDWLGRCMDGRA; encoded by the coding sequence ATGTCAGCCACCCGCTTCACGTATCTCGGTCCCGAGGGCACCTTCACGGAGGCCGCCCTGCGCACCCTGCCGGAAGCCGCGACCCGGGAGCTCGTCCCGATGGTGTCGGTCCCGGCCGCCCTGGACGCCGTGCGCAACGGCGAGGCGGCCGCCGCACTCGTCCCGATCGAGAACTCGGTGGAGGGCGGGGTCACCGCCACCCTGGACGAGCTGGCCTCGGGCGAGCCGCTGATGATCTACCGCGAGGTGCTGCTGCCCATCGCCTTCGCGCTGCTCGTACGGCCGGGGACCGCCCTGTCGGACGTGAAGACCGTCACCGGGCACCCCGTCGCCCAGCCGCAGGTGCGCAACTGGCTGCGGGCGAACCTGCCCGACGCGGTGTGGGAGTCGGCCGCCTCGAACGCCGACGGCGCCCGGCTGGTCCAGGAGGGCCGCTTCGACGCCGCCTTCGCGGGAGAGTTCGCCGCCACCACCTACGGGCTCGTTCCGCTGGTCACCGAGATCCACGACGCGGAGAACGCCGAGACCCGGTTCGTCCTCGTGGGACGCCCGGCGCGGCCGGCCGCGCCGACGGGCGCCGACAAGACCTCCGTCGTGCTGTGGCTCGGCGACGACCACCCCGGTGCCCTGCTGGAGCTCCTCCAGGAATTCGCGGTCCGCGGGGTCAACCTGATGCTGATCCAGTCCCGTCCGACCGGGCAGGGCATCGGCAACTACTGCTTCGCCGTCGACGCCGAGGGCCACATCTCCGACCGGCGGGTCGGCGAGGCGCTCATGGGCCTCAAGCGGACCTGCCCCCAGGTCCGCTTCCTCGGTTCCTACCCGCGCGCCGGTGTCGCTCAGAGTGATGTCCGGGCACCTCGGGCCGGAACCTCCGACGGCGACTTCACGGCCGCCTCCGACTGGCTGGGTCGCTGCATGGACGGCCGGGCGTAG
- the efeB gene encoding iron uptake transporter deferrochelatase/peroxidase subunit, translating into MAHRRDRPYLRHRPDHRPEDREDRLTSVTESNPDIEISRRRLLGTVGAAGAAGLALGGAGGALAHSAFADAGSGSASGAAGSLTSLGATQVAFHGDHQAGITTPLQAKGHLVAFDLAAGAGRREAAALLRRWSDTARRLMAGETAPTADSGIALDAGPSSLTVTFGFGHSFFDRTGLTARRPAALDPLPDFSSDRLDAQRSNGDLWVQIGANDGLVAFHALRALQKDAGDAARVRWQMNGFNRSPGATGAPMTARNLMGQIDGTGNPKPSESDFDKRIFVPGAGPGLAEHAWMGGGSYAVVRRIRMLLDDWDKQSLVQQEQVIGRTKATGAPLTGGSETTEMALDKLGADGKPVIPSNAHARISAPEQNGGAAMLRRPFSFHDGVAADGAPDAGLLFVCWQADPLRGFVPVQRKLDRGDALSDFIRHESSGLYAVPPGPRSGEYVGQRLLEG; encoded by the coding sequence ATGGCGCATCGACGTGACCGTCCGTACCTCCGACATCGACCAGACCACCGTCCAGAAGACCGTGAAGATCGGCTGACCAGCGTGACCGAGAGCAACCCCGACATCGAGATCTCCCGGCGCCGGCTGCTGGGCACCGTCGGCGCCGCAGGCGCCGCCGGGCTCGCGCTGGGCGGTGCGGGCGGCGCCCTCGCGCATTCCGCGTTCGCCGACGCCGGGAGCGGCTCCGCCTCGGGCGCGGCCGGAAGCCTGACCTCCCTCGGGGCCACCCAGGTGGCCTTCCACGGAGACCACCAGGCCGGGATCACCACGCCCCTCCAGGCCAAGGGGCACCTCGTCGCCTTCGATCTCGCCGCCGGGGCGGGCCGTAGGGAGGCCGCAGCGCTGCTGCGACGCTGGTCCGACACGGCCCGGCGGCTCATGGCGGGTGAGACCGCCCCGACCGCGGACAGCGGCATCGCCCTCGACGCCGGTCCGTCCTCCCTCACCGTCACCTTCGGCTTCGGCCACTCCTTCTTCGACCGCACGGGGCTCACCGCCCGCCGCCCCGCCGCTCTCGATCCGCTGCCGGACTTCTCCTCCGACCGGCTCGACGCCCAGCGCAGCAACGGTGACCTGTGGGTCCAGATCGGCGCGAACGACGGCCTCGTCGCCTTCCACGCCCTGCGCGCCCTGCAGAAGGACGCCGGGGACGCCGCCCGCGTCCGCTGGCAGATGAACGGCTTCAACCGGTCCCCCGGTGCCACCGGCGCCCCGATGACGGCCCGCAACCTCATGGGCCAGATCGACGGCACCGGCAATCCGAAACCCTCGGAGTCCGACTTCGACAAGCGGATCTTCGTACCCGGCGCGGGTCCGGGGCTCGCCGAGCACGCCTGGATGGGCGGGGGCTCGTACGCCGTCGTCCGGCGCATCCGCATGCTGCTCGACGACTGGGACAAGCAGTCCCTCGTGCAGCAGGAGCAGGTCATCGGCCGCACCAAGGCCACCGGCGCCCCCCTGACCGGGGGCAGCGAGACCACCGAGATGGCCCTGGACAAGCTCGGCGCCGACGGCAAGCCCGTCATCCCGTCCAACGCGCACGCCCGGATCTCCGCCCCCGAGCAGAACGGCGGGGCCGCCATGCTGCGGCGCCCCTTCTCCTTCCACGACGGGGTCGCCGCCGACGGGGCTCCCGACGCCGGGCTCCTCTTCGTCTGCTGGCAGGCCGATCCGCTGCGCGGGTTCGTACCCGTACAGCGCAAGCTCGACCGCGGCGACGCGCTGTCGGATTTCATCCGGCACGAGTCCAGCGGCCTGTACGCGGTTCCGCCCGGCCCCCGCAGCGGCGAGTACGTGGGTCAGCGGCTGCTCGAAGGATGA